GTCGTCCTTCGCGCGGTAGCCCAGCGCCACGCTCACCACGGAGCGGTACGGCGTGCCGTCCAGGCCCAGAATCTCATCATACTTATCGCGGTCCATGCCGCCGATGGTGCAGGAATCCACCCGCAGGGCGGCGGCCGCGCTGAGCAGGAAGCCTGCGGCAATGTACACCTGGCAATCCAGCCAGGTGTGCATTTTTTCCGGAGTCAGGGATTTTACATAGCCAGTATAGAAATCAGCGGAGGAAGCCAGCTTTTCCGCGGACGGGTGGCGCGTGAACTCAATCTGGGCCAGGTAGCGGTCCACGTCCCGCTGGGTGGCCGTCCTGCGGGCGCAAAGCACCACGTAATGGGAGCAGTCCTCCACCTGGGACTGGTTCCAGGAGACTTCCCGCAGGCGCGCCTTTAATTCCTTGTTCGTCACCACCACAAACTTCCAGAGCTGAAGACCCAGGGAAGACGGGCTGAGGCGCAGGCTTTCCGCCAGCGCATGCCAGGTGGGTTTCTCAATGCGGGCTTCGGGGTCAAACTTCTTGCAGGCGTAACGCCATTCAAGACCGTCAATGTACTGTTCCGGAGAGATCATAAAAGGTGAGACAGGAAAAACGGCGAAACTGTTTAAAGTACTTCCTTCAAAACTTCAATGCAGCGGGCATTTTCCGCGGGGGTGCCTATGCTGATGCGGATCCACTCCGGCAGCCCGTAGCCGTCCTGCGCGCGGACGATCACGCCCCTGGCCAGCATGTCCTGGAACACCTTCCTGCCCTGCCCCACCTTCACCAGGATGAAATTGCCCTGGCTGGGAATCCATTCCAGCCCCATGTCCCGGAAAGCCTGTTCGTAAAAACGCATGCCCTCGGCATTGTTCTCCACGGTGCGGCGCACGTGCTCCCGGTCTTCCAGGGCGGCCAGGGCCGCCTCCTGCGCCAGCACGTGCAGGTTGAACGGCGCGCGCGCCTTGTGCAGCATGCTGCACACGTGTTCCGGGGCAATGCCGTAGCCCACGCGCAGGCCCGCCAGGCCGTAAGCCTTGGAGAAGGTGCGGAGAACAATCACGTTGCGGCCTTCCCGCACGAACTTGAGGGTATCCGGCGGATTGTCGGAAAACTCCCGGTACGCCTCGTCAAAGCATACCAGCACGTGTTCCGGCACCTTCGCCATGAAATCGTCAATCTCCTGCTGGGTCACGACGGTGCCCACGGGATTGGTGGGATTCGTAATGAACACGATGCGCGTGTTGTCCGTAATGGCATCCAGGAAGCCGTTCAGATCGTGCGTCCAGTCCGGCTTGTTGGGCACTTCCACGTACGTGGCGCCGAACAGCTTGGACATGATGGGGTACATGGAAAAGGCGTGCCTGGCGGCCACTACCTCCGCCCGGGGATTCAGCAGGGCATGGCACATCAGCTCAATCACCTCGCTGCTGCCCGTGCCCACCACCGTCTGGCCAAACTCCACGCCGCAGAACTCCGCAATGGCGGAGCGCAGGCGGAAGGCCGCGCCGTCCGGATAAATGTTCACGCCTGCCGCCGCGCGGGCAATGGCCTCCACCGCCTTGGGGGACGGCCCCAGCGGGTTCTCATTGGACGCCAGTTTCACAATATCATGGGGATCCAGGCCCAGTTCCCGGGCCGTCTCCTCAATGGGCTTGCCCGGCTGGTAAGCCACCAATTCCAGCACATGCCGGTTTGCGAAACTCTCAATACTCATAGCGGCGGAATGTTACCGCCATTCCCCACTTCTGGCAATACGGATTTCCATCCGGAGCGGACCTTAAAAACATGCCTGTCATTCAGCCTCATCCACGCTGCGGGAAGCGGCGGAATTTCTTTCACCCCCGGAAAGGCCTTCCTTTCCAACCGGCTTAATCCTCTTCCCGCCGCCAAAATAAACGTATCCATGGCGCGAACAGCCGGAAGCAGGCTTTTTAATGCCGCGGCGGGCAAGTATTGCCCGGAAGGATAAAAATTAGACTTCCGCTCTTTGGACAGTTTCCCAAACATGGAAAGGGTGGTTCAAAGCAGATGTCCCTCCGGAAAGGTCGTGCCAAATCCATGCCCTTGTGGACGACAATGGAAGTTTCACCATCAAGCAAGTTTGGAATGTCCGCCTGCCCTTTCCTTCCGTCTTTCCGCGCATCCCCTGCCCTATAAAAAGCAACCCGGTTTAACGGCCTTATTCCGGGACGTGCCTGCCGGGCATTTCTTCCCTCGCCCGGCGGGTCATGGCGGCGATCAGCTCCGTTTTTCCCTCCGTATAGGCATCCCGGTTGAATTCGAACTTCTCTTTCAGGGAACGCTTGAGGGCGGCGTACCTTTCCGCCTCATCCGGATGCGCGGCCAGGTAATCCCGGAAGTACAATTCATCCCAATCCCGGCAGGGCCGCACATGCAGATGGAACGCCTGCCCCCGGAAGCCGTCCGCGGCATAGCCCTTCACCAGAACCAGGCGCATCTGCGCTTCGTCCCGGTGCATTTCCCGGTAGCCGCACTTTTCCAGCAGGGGAAGCGCTTCAAAAACAAATGAATCGGGCCGCACTTCCAGCAGAATGTCAATGGTGGGTTTGGCCGCCAGGCCCGGAACGGACGTGCTCCCGAAGTGGGAAAGGCGGCTGATGCGCGAGAGGGGCACCACCGATTCCAGCATCTCTTTCTCCCTCCGGTAGATTTCCGCCCACTCCGGCCTGGATTCGCTCAGGATGACGGGAAACAAGCGCCAGAGTTCTTCAAGGCTCATGGCGGACAGGGCGGCTTCATCCGAAACACGGCGGGACATTCCCGGAAGATAAGGGAGACGAAGCCGTGAGTCAACCTCCCCGGCGTCCTCCCCGCCCTGACGCCGGGGAACCGCGGACCTTTTTGCCATTCCCTACTTTCTCCGCTTGCTGCCGTCCCGCGGACGGCAGCGCAGGGCCTGGTACCCGGCCACGACAAAGGCGAAGGTAGTCACCGCCAGAAAAGAGCGGAACAGCCACGCCAGAAGTTCCCAGTAAATCTCCTGAGTCATGCGGAAGGTTTTTTACCGGAATCCGGGACGTTGCCCAGATCTTCCCGGAGACGTTTGACGGCACAGGCAATGAGGGTAGCCTTATCAAGCTGGCAGCGCTCCACGTTCAGGGCGTCCGCTTCCGCATCCCGGAAAAAATGGACGGATAACGGCATTTTTCCCTTGATTTGAATTTTTTTCTGACTCTTTTTCTTATTTCCCGTCTTCATAAAAATCCTTCTTTTGGTGCAATAAGGGCTTCAATAACCCGCTTACGATGCAATAATGCACCTGAAACGGTATTTTAGTCAACGAAAATATACCGTTAAAATGATATTATGCAAAAAAGGTTGAAAAATCGCACCATTTTCGTTACAAAGATATGCATGAGTGAGAATCAGGATGAACTCAAAGTGCAGATCAAGGCTTGGCTGAAACAGCAGAACATCTCCCGCAATGATTTTGCGGAGGAATGCTTCGTGTCTCCCAACACGGTCCGCAACTGGCTTGCCAAGGTAGCCATTCCCAAAGACAAGGAAGCTCTCATCCGGCTCATGATGGAAAAGACGGAAAGGGAGAAAAAACTGAAGGAGGCGGCAAGAGCCCATTGGAAACCCTTCGCCGTCATGCTGAGCGCCGAGGATTACAAACTCATCGAAGAAGCCGCCAGAAGAGACAACATGACGGTGGAGGAATGGGCGGAAGCCACCCTGATCAAGGACGCCCAGAAGAGGATGAAGAATTATTACGACGACGAAAGCAGCCTCCCGAACGACATCCCTCTGGCAGCGGAAATTCCGGAGGAGTACGGCGCTCCCAGGCCTTCCTCCTCTTCCAGTTCCTCATTCTCCGAACCTTCTTCTCCCCGCCGCAAGCCTCGGCAATAACCCATGGCGGATATGGCAGGCGCGCCCCGTGCAGGGACACCGCCCTCCCGCTGAGCCCCTCTTCGGCTGAAATCCCCCGGCTCCCTGCGGTTCCGGGGGATTTTCCTGTCAAGGCCCCGGGAACGGCTCAAACACTTGCGGCAACTGAAACCGGGATGGGGTTCCGCAAACGATTTAAAATACGCGTATCCGCAGGGCACGATGGGGATATTAATTACCGCAGGGGCTTGCGCCGCTCCCGTCCGCTCTTTTTTCTTGCCTGACGTGTTAGAGGGGTTCTATCATATTGACCATGAGACAACTACTCTGCCTGCTGTTCATTTCCGCCTTCTGGCTTCCGCTTTCCGCCCGTGCGGAGGCGGCTCCGCCGGCCGTTCCCTCCATTGCCGTCAGGATGGTGCATCCGGACAGCCTGGAGCTGGACCGGGAAGGAAAACCGGTTCCGGAAGGATACACGCCTTATGTGTATGAATTCC
The genomic region above belongs to Akkermansia massiliensis and contains:
- a CDS encoding NAD(P)H-dependent oxidoreductase; the encoded protein is MISPEQYIDGLEWRYACKKFDPEARIEKPTWHALAESLRLSPSSLGLQLWKFVVVTNKELKARLREVSWNQSQVEDCSHYVVLCARRTATQRDVDRYLAQIEFTRHPSAEKLASSADFYTGYVKSLTPEKMHTWLDCQVYIAAGFLLSAAAALRVDSCTIGGMDRDKYDEILGLDGTPYRSVVSVALGYRAKDDDYAREAKVRFPAGEVIDIRA
- the hisC gene encoding histidinol-phosphate transaminase; this encodes MSIESFANRHVLELVAYQPGKPIEETARELGLDPHDIVKLASNENPLGPSPKAVEAIARAAAGVNIYPDGAAFRLRSAIAEFCGVEFGQTVVGTGSSEVIELMCHALLNPRAEVVAARHAFSMYPIMSKLFGATYVEVPNKPDWTHDLNGFLDAITDNTRIVFITNPTNPVGTVVTQQEIDDFMAKVPEHVLVCFDEAYREFSDNPPDTLKFVREGRNVIVLRTFSKAYGLAGLRVGYGIAPEHVCSMLHKARAPFNLHVLAQEAALAALEDREHVRRTVENNAEGMRFYEQAFRDMGLEWIPSQGNFILVKVGQGRKVFQDMLARGVIVRAQDGYGLPEWIRISIGTPAENARCIEVLKEVL
- a CDS encoding GrpB family protein; amino-acid sequence: MSRRVSDEAALSAMSLEELWRLFPVILSESRPEWAEIYRREKEMLESVVPLSRISRLSHFGSTSVPGLAAKPTIDILLEVRPDSFVFEALPLLEKCGYREMHRDEAQMRLVLVKGYAADGFRGQAFHLHVRPCRDWDELYFRDYLAAHPDEAERYAALKRSLKEKFEFNRDAYTEGKTELIAAMTRRAREEMPGRHVPE
- a CDS encoding helix-turn-helix domain-containing protein, producing the protein MSENQDELKVQIKAWLKQQNISRNDFAEECFVSPNTVRNWLAKVAIPKDKEALIRLMMEKTEREKKLKEAARAHWKPFAVMLSAEDYKLIEEAARRDNMTVEEWAEATLIKDAQKRMKNYYDDESSLPNDIPLAAEIPEEYGAPRPSSSSSSSFSEPSSPRRKPRQ